A DNA window from Carnobacterium funditum DSM 5970 contains the following coding sequences:
- a CDS encoding ATP-binding cassette domain-containing protein: MIGINGAGKTTILNAIMNLTPLNSGEILIDGRQLTKESYQTIAFIPDTIAMLSQMTIKQAVNFMKNFYLTWNQKRADELLEFFQLAKEEKIANLSKGNTAEINLLLGLALDVDYLLMDEPFSGIDIFSREQITNIFTSHLIEDRGVLITTHEINDIEHLIDKVILIDDGIVVKDFKAEDMREQKQKSIIDVMREVYIK; the protein is encoded by the coding sequence TTGATTGGAATTAATGGTGCTGGTAAAACAACCATTTTAAATGCGATTATGAATCTAACTCCTCTCAATAGCGGTGAAATATTAATAGATGGTAGACAATTGACTAAAGAAAGTTATCAAACCATTGCGTTTATTCCTGATACCATTGCAATGCTTTCACAGATGACCATTAAACAGGCCGTGAATTTCATGAAAAATTTTTATCTAACTTGGAACCAAAAACGAGCAGATGAATTATTAGAGTTCTTTCAGTTAGCCAAAGAAGAAAAAATTGCTAATCTTTCAAAAGGGAATACTGCTGAAATTAATTTATTGCTTGGTTTAGCTTTAGATGTTGACTACTTATTAATGGACGAGCCTTTTTCAGGAATTGATATTTTTAGCCGTGAACAAATCACCAATATTTTTACCAGCCACCTTATCGAAGACCGTGGTGTACTGATCACAACCCATGAAATAAATGATATCGAGCACCTGATTGATAAAGTTATTTTAATCGATGACGGTATCGTTGTGAAAGATTTTAAAGCTGAAGATATGCGTGAACAAAAACAGAAATCAATTATCGATGTCATGCGGGAGGTTTATATAAAATGA
- the guaC gene encoding GMP reductase: MKVFDYEDIQLIPNKSIVQSRTECDTSVKLGNRTFKLPVVAANMQTVIDEELAIWFAENDYFYVMHRFEEEKRRPFIIDMHKKELYASISVGVKATEYDFIKALAEENVIPEYITIDIAHGHSDLVINMIQHIKKHLPNTFLIAGNVGTPEAVRELENAGADATKVGIGPGKVCITKLKTGFGTGGWQLAALRWCSTAARKPIIADGGIRDNGDIAKSIRFGATMVMIGSVFSGHDQSPGEALEIDGKMYKEYYGSASEFQKGEHKNVEGKKIMVAPKGDISNTLLEMKQDLQSSISYAGGKDIEALRKVNYVIVKNSIFNGDR, from the coding sequence ATGAAAGTTTTTGATTATGAAGACATCCAACTGATTCCGAATAAAAGTATTGTGCAGAGTAGAACAGAATGTGACACAAGTGTGAAATTGGGTAATCGCACGTTTAAATTACCAGTTGTTGCGGCTAACATGCAGACAGTAATTGATGAAGAATTAGCTATCTGGTTCGCTGAGAATGATTATTTTTATGTGATGCATCGGTTTGAAGAAGAAAAACGTCGCCCATTTATAATCGATATGCATAAAAAAGAATTGTACGCTTCTATCAGTGTCGGGGTAAAAGCAACAGAGTATGACTTCATTAAGGCGTTAGCTGAAGAAAATGTAATCCCTGAATACATCACGATTGATATCGCACATGGTCACTCTGATTTAGTAATTAATATGATTCAACACATCAAAAAACATTTGCCAAATACCTTTCTAATTGCTGGAAATGTTGGAACACCAGAAGCTGTGCGTGAATTAGAAAATGCAGGAGCGGATGCTACAAAAGTGGGTATCGGTCCAGGGAAAGTTTGCATTACTAAGTTGAAAACAGGCTTTGGAACAGGTGGATGGCAGTTAGCTGCACTTCGCTGGTGTTCAACAGCTGCTCGTAAACCGATAATTGCTGATGGCGGAATTCGAGATAACGGTGATATTGCTAAATCTATTCGTTTTGGGGCGACAATGGTGATGATAGGTTCTGTTTTTTCAGGGCATGATCAGTCTCCAGGTGAAGCACTTGAAATAGATGGGAAAATGTACAAAGAATATTATGGAAGTGCTTCTGAGTTTCAAAAAGGGGAACATAAAAATGTTGAAGGCAAAAAGATAATGGTGGCACCTAAAGGGGATATTTCAAACACATTGTTAGAGATGAAACAAGACTTACAATCTTCTATTTCTTATGCAGGCGGTAAGGATATTGAAGCACTTCGTAAAGTAAACTATGTAATTGTAAAAAACTCTATTTTTAATGGAGACCGTTAA
- a CDS encoding GntR family transcriptional regulator → MNIHFNKRDPIYLQVVRYFKQEIAVAHLKPGQKIPSRRELTSQLNIKPNTAQKAYKEMENLGLIYTEGNSPGKITENTIVLKKVREELIDEATDNFITAIKPINVPLDEIVGLVKKNILKIKKTRRIQMIEVKNVIKTFGKKKI, encoded by the coding sequence ATGAATATTCATTTTAACAAGCGAGACCCAATTTATTTACAAGTTGTCCGATACTTTAAACAAGAAATTGCTGTTGCTCACTTAAAACCAGGTCAAAAAATTCCTTCAAGACGAGAACTTACAAGTCAATTAAACATCAAACCTAATACTGCTCAAAAAGCTTATAAAGAAATGGAAAACCTTGGATTGATTTACACTGAAGGCAATTCACCTGGTAAAATCACTGAAAATACTATTGTGTTGAAAAAGGTTCGTGAGGAATTGATTGATGAAGCCACAGATAATTTCATCACAGCCATTAAACCCATTAACGTTCCACTAGATGAAATTGTTGGTTTAGTCAAAAAAAATATACTGAAAATCAAAAAGACAAGGAGGATACAAATGATTGAAGTGAAAAATGTCATTAAAACATTCGGCAAGAAAAAAATTTAA
- a CDS encoding YbaB/EbfC family nucleoid-associated protein: MRGMGDMQGMMKQMQKMQKEMGETQEALNEKEFIGTASGDLVSVILTGDRKMKGISIKPEAVDSEDIEILEDLIVLATNDALAKIEAETEATMGKYTKNIPGM; this comes from the coding sequence ATGCGTGGAATGGGCGATATGCAAGGTATGATGAAACAAATGCAAAAAATGCAAAAAGAAATGGGGGAAACGCAAGAAGCTTTGAATGAAAAAGAATTCATAGGAACAGCCAGTGGAGACTTAGTTAGTGTAATATTAACTGGAGACCGTAAAATGAAAGGAATTTCAATCAAACCAGAAGCAGTAGACTCAGAAGATATTGAAATTCTAGAAGATTTAATTGTTTTAGCTACCAATGATGCGTTGGCAAAAATAGAAGCTGAAACAGAAGCAACAATGGGGAAATATACTAAAAATATCCCAGGTATGTAA
- a CDS encoding Ig-like domain-containing protein: MIKRAIWIFPLVGIMLVNIDISEVSAEETEEPKEFLLEEIRKDDQLSVIPQDTSQEIPQDTSQEIPQDTSQEIAQKTSQEIAQKTSQEIAQKTSQEIPQDTSQEIPQDTSQEIPQDTSQEIPQDTSQEIAQKTPQEIPQDTSQEIAQKTPQEIPQDTSQEIPQDTSQEIPQKTPQEIPQDTSQEIPQDTSQEIPQDTSQEIPQDTSQEIPQDTSQEIPQGTPQEIAQKTPQDTLTVGTPETIILDSISVTPPTTASSIGETIGRLEVVYNPGNALIPKWEYWWSTNPNIATVDAGTGMITTYRAGTTMIMVEVDTGQEAGALLAVSDSSTPAEELLESISVTPPTTASSIGETIDRLEVVYNPGNALIPKWEYWWSTNPDIATVDAGTGMITTYRAGTTMIMVEVDTGQEAGALLAVSDSSTPAEELLESISVTPPTTASSIGETIDRLEVVYNPGNALIPKWEYWWSTNPDIATVDAGTGMITTYRAGTTMIMVEVDTGQEAGALLAVSDSSTPAEEPLESISIDSSRTNLEVGETIDRLEVVYNPGNALKPKWEYWWSQNPDIAMVDPATGVITTIRDGRVTIMVEVDTGQVAAVKFIVGVIAENGPNSQIFLPLPTVYDDGSDWAGRTNQATHPSVIQFENNWNGYKYWMGFTPYPYGDDQKENPSVVASHDGINWVVPENILNPLVPIEIENAYNSDTHLVYNNTTNELELWYRQVQNATITETLYRIKTTDALNWTMPELMISASSNNFLQYISPSVIYEEGKYKMWFNRDWEVHYAESLDGKNWSEVVKINTAGQNVHTWHPSVQKFDDTYYLLNNDNDTNIGVRGAIRYSTSSDGINFTEEKFILSYRDDGESYDSAGVYRASMAVGEHGVYLYYGQISESYQWTIGMSIGANLDSLVGLDEETLAGFTRV, from the coding sequence ATGATTAAACGAGCAATTTGGATTTTTCCGTTAGTTGGTATTATGCTAGTGAATATAGATATATCTGAAGTATCAGCTGAAGAGACAGAAGAGCCAAAAGAATTTTTATTAGAAGAGATAAGAAAAGATGATCAACTTTCAGTAATACCACAAGACACATCACAAGAAATACCACAAGACACATCACAAGAAATACCACAAGACACATCACAAGAAATAGCACAAAAAACATCACAAGAAATAGCACAAAAAACATCACAAGAAATAGCACAAAAAACATCACAAGAAATACCACAAGACACATCACAAGAAATACCACAAGACACATCACAAGAAATACCACAAGACACATCACAAGAAATACCACAAGACACATCACAAGAAATAGCACAAAAAACACCACAAGAAATACCACAAGACACATCACAAGAAATAGCACAAAAAACACCACAAGAAATACCACAAGACACATCACAAGAAATACCACAAGACACATCACAAGAAATACCACAAAAAACACCACAAGAAATACCACAAGACACATCACAAGAAATACCACAAGACACATCACAAGAAATACCACAAGACACATCACAAGAAATACCACAAGACACATCACAAGAAATACCACAAGACACATCACAAGAAATACCACAAGGCACACCACAAGAAATAGCACAAAAAACACCACAAGACACACTCACAGTAGGTACCCCCGAAACTATTATATTAGATTCCATCAGTGTTACGCCACCGACAACTGCTTCATCTATTGGTGAAACGATAGGTCGCTTAGAGGTAGTTTATAATCCAGGTAATGCACTAATACCTAAATGGGAATATTGGTGGTCCACAAATCCGAATATCGCTACAGTTGATGCAGGAACAGGTATGATTACAACCTATCGAGCAGGAACGACAATGATTATGGTTGAAGTCGATACAGGACAAGAAGCAGGAGCACTGCTGGCGGTAAGTGATTCATCAACTCCAGCGGAGGAACTTCTTGAATCCATCAGTGTTACGCCACCGACAACTGCCTCATCTATTGGTGAAACGATAGACCGCTTAGAGGTAGTTTATAATCCAGGTAATGCACTAATACCTAAATGGGAATATTGGTGGTCCACAAATCCGGATATCGCAACAGTTGATGCAGGAACAGGTATGATTACAACCTATCGAGCAGGAACGACAATGATTATGGTTGAAGTCGATACAGGACAAGAAGCAGGAGCACTGCTGGCGGTAAGTGATTCATCAACTCCAGCGGAGGAACTTCTTGAATCTATTAGTGTTACGCCACCGACAACTGCCTCATCTATTGGTGAAACGATAGACCGCTTAGAGGTAGTTTATAATCCAGGTAATGCACTAATACCTAAATGGGAATATTGGTGGTCCACAAATCCGGATATCGCAACAGTTGATGCAGGAACAGGTATGATTACAACGTATCGAGCAGGAACGACAATGATTATGGTTGAAGTCGATACAGGACAAGAAGCAGGAGCACTGCTGGCGGTAAGTGATTCATCAACTCCAGCGGAGGAACCTCTTGAATCTATTAGCATTGATTCTTCTAGAACAAATTTGGAAGTTGGTGAAACGATAGACCGCTTAGAGGTAGTTTATAATCCAGGTAATGCACTAAAACCGAAATGGGAATACTGGTGGTCTCAGAATCCGGACATCGCAATGGTTGATCCAGCTACAGGAGTAATTACAACAATCAGAGATGGAAGAGTGACTATTATGGTTGAAGTCGACACAGGTCAAGTAGCAGCTGTAAAATTCATCGTAGGAGTAATAGCCGAAAATGGACCCAATTCTCAAATATTCTTACCTCTTCCGACTGTTTATGATGATGGAAGTGATTGGGCGGGACGCACAAATCAAGCAACACACCCTTCAGTTATTCAATTTGAAAACAATTGGAATGGCTATAAATATTGGATGGGTTTTACGCCTTATCCATATGGAGATGATCAGAAAGAAAACCCAAGTGTTGTGGCTAGTCACGATGGAATTAATTGGGTAGTTCCTGAAAATATTTTAAATCCATTAGTACCGATTGAAATTGAAAATGCCTATAATTCAGATACACATCTGGTTTACAATAATACAACAAATGAATTAGAGCTTTGGTATCGCCAAGTTCAAAATGCTACTATTACAGAAACGTTATACCGTATCAAAACAACAGATGCATTAAATTGGACGATGCCTGAACTAATGATTTCGGCCTCCTCTAATAACTTCTTACAGTATATCTCACCTTCCGTTATCTATGAAGAGGGCAAATATAAAATGTGGTTCAATCGTGATTGGGAAGTTCACTATGCAGAAAGTTTAGACGGCAAGAATTGGAGTGAAGTTGTTAAAATTAATACTGCTGGACAGAATGTTCATACTTGGCACCCAAGTGTTCAAAAGTTTGATGATACGTATTACTTATTGAACAATGATAATGATACAAATATAGGTGTACGAGGTGCAATTAGATACAGTACGTCTAGTGACGGTATCAACTTCACTGAAGAGAAATTTATTTTATCCTATAGGGATGATGGAGAAAGTTATGACTCTGCAGGCGTTTATCGAGCTAGCATGGCGGTCGGAGAACATGGCGTTTATCTCTATTATGGTCAAATTTCAGAATCGTACCAATGGACAATCGGTATGTCTATCGGAGCTAATTTAGATAGTTTGGTTGGTTTAGATGAGGAAACATTAGCCGGTTTTACGAGAGTTTAA
- the recR gene encoding recombination mediator RecR produces MYPEPITKLMDSYMKLPGIGAKTAARLAFFTINMKEDDVTDFAKALISAKRDLNYCSICGHITQEDPCPICQDKSRDRSIVLVVEDPKDVISLERMREYHGLYHVLHGVLSPIEGTGPEDINIPSLIRRLQSEEVNEVIIATNATAEGEATAMYLSRLIRPAGIKVTRLAHGLSVGSDIEYADEITLLKAVEGRREIE; encoded by the coding sequence TTGTATCCTGAACCGATAACTAAATTAATGGACAGTTATATGAAACTTCCCGGAATTGGTGCTAAGACAGCAGCTCGATTAGCTTTTTTCACCATCAATATGAAAGAAGATGATGTGACAGATTTTGCTAAGGCATTAATTAGTGCCAAACGTGACTTAAACTATTGTTCCATTTGTGGGCACATTACACAAGAAGACCCTTGTCCTATCTGTCAAGATAAGTCCCGTGACAGAAGTATTGTATTAGTGGTTGAAGATCCTAAAGACGTTATATCTTTAGAAAGAATGCGAGAATATCATGGGTTGTACCATGTTTTGCATGGAGTATTATCACCGATTGAAGGAACTGGACCGGAAGACATTAATATCCCAAGTCTAATTAGACGATTACAATCTGAAGAAGTTAATGAGGTTATTATTGCAACGAATGCAACAGCTGAGGGCGAAGCAACAGCGATGTATTTGTCACGATTAATACGGCCGGCTGGAATAAAAGTAACTCGTTTGGCTCATGGACTTTCAGTAGGTAGTGATATTGAATATGCGGATGAAATTACATTGCTTAAAGCTGTTGAAGGACGTCGTGAAATAGAATGA
- a CDS encoding YaaL family protein, with protein MLVLFKKKISLRNQYDKELFNLMKQTKQDWEYAKKIEQSVYEKDGLLFAQTKLAEIKYFYLFKEARKRKIKGDTTKS; from the coding sequence ATGCTCGTGCTGTTCAAAAAAAAAATTAGTTTGCGCAATCAATACGATAAAGAGTTATTTAATCTGATGAAACAAACAAAGCAGGACTGGGAATATGCAAAAAAAATTGAACAATCTGTATATGAAAAAGATGGATTGCTCTTTGCTCAAACCAAATTAGCTGAAATTAAATATTTCTACTTATTTAAAGAAGCACGCAAACGAAAGATAAAGGGAGATACAACAAAGAGTTAA
- the dnaX gene encoding DNA polymerase III subunit gamma/tau: MTYQALYRVWRPQRFQDIAGQKAITQTLRNALMQEKTSHAYLFTGPRGTGKTSGAKIFAKAINCHFLKDGEPCNECETCIAITNGQLNDVIEIDAASNNGVEEIRDIRDKAKYAATSADYKIYIIDEVHMLSSGAFNALLKTLEEPPKNVVFILATTEPHKIPLTIISRTQRFDFKRINTRDICDRMRYILNQEKLEFEEAALPIVARSAGGGMRDALSILDQAISYGDDKVTVEDVMSVTGSLTQELMLDYFEAIVTHDTKKGLSLLQEILADGKDAARFVEDLILFSRDLLVYQQAPQMNELLDGAKVDTAFKALSDTISADSLYQMIVILNGTQTELRFTNHPDVYLEVATVRLTQLEAIHSNFTVSSKQQESKQEEIPTTFDNPKITELENELLQMKKQMQSLMVNGSSKTGTKKTKPASKKAGNNQFTPNTTAIYSVLKEATRENLTQLKNVWPDLLNMLSVTQRAMLKASTPVAAGPSGLIVSFDYDILCQKATNDSELMEAVKQFLGKLVGYGPQVICVPGEQWPIIRGQYVKQLKSQPSNEKLVEHETVGQVTKPDQTIEQKEKAFAPVKKQLEAVDTSEWDSLEDFVPPSEEDDKIVTEAMTLFGEKMVEVKND, encoded by the coding sequence TTGACTTATCAAGCACTTTATCGCGTATGGCGCCCTCAAAGGTTCCAAGATATTGCCGGGCAAAAAGCCATCACACAAACATTGAGAAATGCCTTGATGCAAGAAAAAACAAGCCATGCCTATCTCTTTACGGGCCCTCGTGGAACAGGAAAAACAAGTGGAGCTAAGATATTTGCTAAAGCCATTAACTGTCATTTTTTAAAAGATGGAGAACCCTGTAATGAGTGTGAGACCTGTATAGCCATCACAAATGGTCAATTAAATGACGTCATTGAAATTGATGCAGCTAGTAATAATGGTGTCGAAGAAATTCGTGATATCCGTGATAAAGCGAAATATGCAGCTACTAGTGCGGATTACAAAATTTATATTATTGATGAAGTCCACATGCTTTCAAGTGGAGCGTTTAATGCATTATTGAAAACGTTGGAAGAGCCGCCAAAAAATGTTGTCTTTATCTTAGCAACGACAGAGCCGCACAAGATTCCTTTAACCATCATATCTAGAACACAACGATTTGATTTTAAACGAATTAATACGCGAGATATCTGTGACCGGATGCGTTATATTTTAAATCAAGAAAAGCTTGAGTTTGAAGAAGCTGCTTTGCCCATTGTTGCACGATCAGCAGGAGGTGGAATGCGTGATGCTTTAAGCATTTTGGACCAAGCCATTTCTTATGGAGATGATAAGGTAACGGTTGAAGATGTAATGAGTGTTACCGGGAGCTTAACTCAAGAATTAATGTTGGACTATTTTGAAGCAATTGTAACCCATGATACAAAAAAAGGACTTTCCTTACTACAAGAAATCTTAGCTGATGGAAAAGATGCTGCGCGTTTTGTGGAAGACTTGATTCTATTCAGTCGCGACCTACTAGTTTATCAACAAGCTCCTCAAATGAATGAACTACTAGATGGCGCTAAAGTTGATACGGCATTTAAGGCATTAAGTGACACTATTTCAGCCGATTCACTGTATCAAATGATTGTGATTCTGAATGGAACACAAACAGAACTACGTTTCACTAATCACCCCGATGTATATTTAGAAGTAGCTACGGTCAGGTTGACTCAGTTGGAAGCTATTCATTCAAACTTTACAGTTTCATCAAAACAACAAGAATCCAAACAAGAAGAAATACCGACAACATTCGATAACCCAAAAATAACTGAGTTAGAAAATGAACTCTTACAAATGAAAAAACAAATGCAATCTTTAATGGTAAATGGTAGCTCGAAAACAGGTACTAAAAAAACGAAACCAGCATCTAAAAAGGCTGGTAATAATCAATTTACGCCGAACACAACTGCTATCTATAGTGTCTTAAAAGAAGCAACTAGGGAAAATTTGACACAGTTGAAAAATGTTTGGCCTGATTTGTTAAATATGCTATCTGTTACTCAGCGAGCGATGTTAAAAGCTTCAACACCGGTTGCTGCGGGTCCGAGCGGATTAATTGTTTCATTTGATTACGATATCTTATGTCAAAAAGCAACGAATGACAGTGAGTTAATGGAAGCCGTTAAACAGTTTTTGGGAAAACTTGTAGGATATGGACCGCAAGTGATATGTGTGCCAGGTGAACAGTGGCCAATTATTAGGGGACAATATGTTAAACAACTTAAAAGTCAGCCTTCAAATGAGAAACTAGTAGAGCATGAAACAGTTGGACAAGTTACAAAGCCCGATCAAACCATTGAACAGAAGGAGAAAGCATTTGCACCTGTTAAAAAGCAACTAGAGGCTGTGGATACTTCTGAATGGGATAGTTTAGAGGATTTTGTGCCACCTTCTGAAGAGGATGATAAGATAGTCACTGAGGCCATGACTCTATTTGGAGAAAAGATGGTTGAAGTAAAAAATGATTAA
- the tmk gene encoding dTMP kinase → MKGIFITIEGPDGSGKTSVIHSLLPKLEESLAQAIVATREPGGSKIAEKIRELILNPEHTEMDVRTEALLYAAARRQHLVEKIIPALNEEKIVVCDRFVDSSLAYQGVARGIGIEQIAAINQFATEGLSPDITLYLDVEAHIGLERINKNKDIRQFDRLDQEDLTFHQSVRSAYLDLVEKNPTRMVLVNANQELEKVISDCYVIVLEYFRQL, encoded by the coding sequence TTGAAGGGAATATTTATTACAATCGAAGGCCCAGATGGTTCAGGAAAAACAAGTGTCATCCATTCTTTATTGCCTAAGTTAGAAGAAAGCTTAGCTCAAGCAATAGTGGCTACAAGAGAGCCTGGAGGTAGTAAAATCGCCGAAAAAATTCGGGAATTAATATTAAATCCTGAACATACTGAAATGGATGTACGAACAGAGGCTTTACTATATGCGGCAGCTAGAAGGCAACATTTGGTTGAAAAAATTATTCCTGCTTTAAACGAAGAAAAAATAGTGGTTTGTGATCGCTTTGTTGATAGTTCTTTGGCTTATCAAGGGGTTGCTAGAGGAATTGGTATAGAGCAGATTGCTGCCATCAATCAATTCGCAACAGAAGGTCTTTCGCCGGATATAACCCTTTATTTAGATGTAGAAGCACATATAGGACTAGAACGTATCAATAAGAATAAAGATATTCGTCAATTTGACCGATTAGATCAAGAAGATTTAACATTTCATCAATCTGTTCGCTCAGCCTATTTGGACTTAGTGGAAAAAAATCCAACTCGAATGGTGCTTGTAAATGCGAATCAAGAACTAGAAAAAGTGATATCAGATTGTTATGTGATTGTGTTAGAGTATTTCAGACAACTATAA